One window of Natrinema sp. SYSU A 869 genomic DNA carries:
- a CDS encoding dihydrodipicolinate synthase family protein encodes MSSSAEQVRSHLRGVAVGLLTPFNDEREIEHEKIAENARELYDEGIRTFLATANISEYHSLSRNERIDVAETSVDALPSDACVLAGVGGSTPEAQALIRAYDQIDVDAMMIMPPDHTYLHEQGLLDYYQNLSSVTETPLVPYVRGFDPSIDYLASLTHVEGVVGIKYALKDPVKLGAGVAAGADDVVWVDGLAEPFAVSFWAEGAEGFSAGVSNFRPEIGLELFDALSDGDWERACQLRNICLPYQNFRDETGQENDIQGAISVSAVKKGLELAGLNGGNVREPIRPLAPEEERKAEALYSQLEDDIESLIE; translated from the coding sequence ATGTCATCGTCAGCTGAGCAGGTGCGGAGCCACCTCCGTGGCGTTGCTGTCGGTTTATTGACGCCATTCAACGACGAGCGCGAGATTGAACACGAAAAGATCGCAGAAAACGCCCGAGAGCTATACGACGAGGGCATTCGGACGTTTCTGGCGACTGCGAACATCAGCGAGTACCACTCCCTCTCCCGGAACGAGCGCATCGACGTCGCCGAGACGAGCGTGGACGCGCTTCCGTCGGACGCCTGCGTACTCGCCGGCGTCGGAGGAAGTACACCGGAAGCCCAAGCGCTGATTCGCGCATACGATCAGATCGACGTCGATGCGATGATGATTATGCCGCCCGACCATACGTATCTCCACGAACAGGGGCTGCTGGACTACTATCAAAACCTCTCCTCGGTAACGGAGACACCACTCGTCCCCTACGTCCGCGGGTTCGATCCATCCATCGACTACCTGGCCAGTCTCACTCATGTCGAGGGCGTCGTCGGGATCAAGTACGCACTGAAGGATCCGGTTAAACTCGGTGCAGGCGTAGCTGCCGGTGCCGACGATGTCGTCTGGGTCGACGGTCTCGCGGAACCGTTCGCCGTCTCCTTCTGGGCCGAGGGTGCAGAGGGCTTTTCGGCGGGCGTCAGTAATTTCCGACCCGAGATCGGCCTCGAACTATTCGACGCACTCTCCGACGGAGACTGGGAGCGCGCCTGTCAACTTCGGAACATCTGCCTTCCCTACCAGAACTTCCGAGACGAGACCGGACAGGAAAACGATATTCAGGGCGCTATTAGCGTCTCAGCAGTGAAAAAGGGGCTCGAGCTCGCTGGACTCAATGGCGGCAACGTTCGGGAACCGATTCGGCCCCTCGCACCCGAAGAAGAGCGGAAGGCCGAGGCGCTCTACAGCCAACTCGAGGACGACATCGAATCCCTCATCGAATAA
- a CDS encoding UxaA family hydrolase, with translation MQTFSGYRRDDGRIGVRNRVAVLPTSVAASSVSEQIAADAGSSVTATPHQMGTDQPDPARKRTERVLAGIGRNPNVGGALVVELGTEAADASAIADEIANGDTPVETLSIRDAGGTRGAVERGREAVDALLEETARARLETADASELVFGVECGGSDATSGIAANPAVGNACDRLVEAGGTSCFSETPEFIGAEHILAERCVDESVREQLLECVDRREAVADLMGVDLRGTQPTPGNQEGGLTTIEEKSLGAIAKGGTTPIRDVVDYADPLPVGGGLVVMDTPGYDVESVVGKVAGGAQVIAFTTGRGSTTGNPIAPVIKVTGNPQTADRMANNMDVDASTVLDGESVEAVGERVYETLLSVADGTQTEAERRGMAEFAINELQPRELASLGDPT, from the coding sequence ATGCAGACGTTCTCCGGATACAGGCGTGACGATGGGCGGATCGGTGTCCGCAATCGGGTCGCTGTCTTACCGACGTCCGTCGCAGCGAGTTCAGTCTCCGAGCAAATCGCGGCCGATGCCGGGTCGAGCGTCACGGCGACGCCACATCAGATGGGAACCGATCAGCCGGACCCGGCTCGCAAACGGACCGAACGAGTGCTCGCCGGTATCGGCCGCAATCCGAACGTCGGCGGCGCGCTCGTGGTCGAACTGGGAACCGAGGCTGCCGACGCGTCGGCGATCGCCGACGAGATCGCGAACGGCGACACGCCGGTCGAGACGCTATCGATTCGCGACGCTGGCGGCACGCGCGGGGCCGTCGAACGCGGCCGCGAGGCCGTCGACGCGCTCCTCGAGGAGACGGCGCGCGCTCGCCTCGAGACAGCGGACGCGAGCGAACTCGTCTTCGGCGTCGAGTGCGGCGGCAGCGACGCCACCAGCGGGATCGCGGCTAACCCCGCGGTGGGGAACGCCTGCGACCGGCTCGTCGAGGCCGGTGGAACGAGTTGCTTCAGCGAGACGCCGGAGTTCATCGGCGCTGAACATATCCTCGCGGAGCGCTGCGTCGACGAGTCGGTCCGCGAGCAACTTCTGGAGTGCGTCGACAGGCGCGAGGCCGTTGCCGACCTGATGGGCGTCGATCTCAGGGGGACCCAACCGACGCCGGGCAACCAAGAGGGCGGGCTGACGACCATCGAGGAAAAGAGTCTGGGTGCCATCGCGAAGGGCGGTACGACGCCGATCCGCGACGTCGTCGACTACGCCGACCCGCTTCCGGTCGGCGGCGGGCTGGTCGTGATGGACACGCCCGGCTACGACGTCGAGAGCGTCGTCGGCAAGGTTGCCGGCGGCGCGCAGGTGATCGCCTTCACCACCGGCCGCGGCAGCACGACCGGGAACCCGATCGCGCCGGTGATCAAGGTCACCGGCAACCCCCAGACGGCGGATCGCATGGCGAACAACATGGACGTCGACGCCAGCACGGTCTTGGACGGTGAGTCGGTCGAGGCTGTCGGCGAACGCGTCTACGAGACGCTGCTGTCCGTCGCCGACGGCACCCAAACCGAGGCGGAGCGTCGCGGGATGGCGGAGTTCGCGATCAACGAACTCCAGCCGCGGGAGCTGGCATCGCTGGGTGATCCGACGTGA
- a CDS encoding UxaA family hydrolase produces the protein MKGVVLDDAAVLLADGDTVATAIADLEAGRSIAADDLPGEQSALEVAEPIAFGHKLAVTVIDAGEPVRKYGEVIGTATERIEPGEWVHTHNCESNRGRGDLAEGSA, from the coding sequence GTGAAGGGCGTCGTACTCGACGACGCGGCGGTCCTGCTGGCAGACGGTGACACGGTGGCGACGGCGATCGCCGATCTCGAGGCCGGGCGATCGATCGCGGCCGACGACCTCCCGGGCGAGCAATCGGCCCTCGAGGTCGCCGAACCGATCGCGTTCGGCCACAAGCTCGCCGTGACGGTGATCGACGCCGGCGAGCCGGTCCGCAAGTACGGCGAGGTCATCGGGACGGCCACCGAGCGGATCGAGCCGGGCGAGTGGGTCCACACCCACAATTGTGAGAGCAACCGGGGCCGCGGCGATCTAGCGGAGGGATCGGCATGA
- the tnpA gene encoding IS200/IS605 family transposase, with protein MKTTRHATYNLNYHIVWSPKYRQSVFVNEVADRVRNILHEIADEKGVEILDITVQPDHIHLFVSSPPKHAPSLLANWFKGISSRKYNHRYADNESEKIRWARGYYAGTAGNVSSETVQDYIQRQQNS; from the coding sequence ATGAAGACTACACGGCACGCGACCTACAACCTCAACTACCACATCGTGTGGTCGCCGAAGTACCGCCAGTCGGTATTCGTCAACGAGGTCGCTGACCGTGTGCGAAACATCCTCCACGAAATCGCCGACGAGAAGGGAGTAGAGATACTCGACATAACCGTCCAACCCGACCACATCCATCTGTTCGTCAGTAGCCCGCCGAAACACGCTCCCTCGCTTCTCGCTAACTGGTTCAAGGGAATTTCCTCGCGGAAATACAACCACCGCTACGCCGATAACGAGAGTGAGAAGATTCGCTGGGCGCGAGGCTACTACGCAGGGACGGCGGGGAACGTCTCCAGCGAAACGGTTCAGGACTACATCCAGCGTCAACAGAACTCATGA
- a CDS encoding archaea-specific SMC-related protein, with translation MGTSLDPGKEAVPEEAILSVSNIGGIDDTEVSFRRGVTILSGRNATNRTSLLQAIMAALGSDQVSLKADADEGRATLEFGDEIYRRTLQRQNGTITTDGEPYLENPELADLFAFLLESNEARRAVERGDDLQELIMRPVDTDAIQAEIDRCERRKDELDEQLAELDQLEQRLPDLEAKRTRLTDEIDGLRDDLQTAQAQLEETNVDVEERREEKSELETKLSELRDTRSELERVRDRIDTERESIDALETEQTEVQERLDSLSTGDESEISRLRAEIETLQDEKDDLSEEISQLQSTIQFNEQLLEDPNSFQPNASRPDDGPVTDQLLPDAETVTCWTCGSSVARDQIETTIDQLRTARQDRLEERSEISAELDDRRQTVSDIKENRTEYDETRRRLESIDDEINRRSDRLEELTAEREDLTNAIDELEREIDELETDDYGDILDQHKEVNQLEFELERKERERDELEAEIATIEERLDGREDLNVRREDITEELTNLRTRIGQIETNAVEAFNEHMENLLETLGYANLDRIWIDRTSREVREGRRTVTKSSFDLKIVRSTDDGVAYEDSIDHLSESEREVTGFVFALAGYLVHDVYETVPFMLLDSLEAIDSERIADLVDYFESYVPYLVVALLDEDAQAIEEDHGMIADI, from the coding sequence ATGGGAACTAGTTTGGATCCGGGGAAAGAAGCAGTTCCGGAGGAAGCGATACTTTCTGTCAGTAACATCGGCGGGATCGACGACACCGAGGTCAGCTTTCGCCGCGGGGTAACGATCCTTTCCGGTCGAAACGCGACCAACCGGACATCACTGTTACAGGCGATCATGGCCGCGCTCGGAAGCGATCAGGTGAGTCTCAAAGCCGATGCCGACGAGGGCCGTGCAACACTCGAGTTCGGCGACGAGATTTATCGGCGGACGCTTCAGCGTCAAAACGGAACGATCACCACTGACGGCGAGCCCTATCTCGAGAACCCGGAACTCGCCGACCTGTTCGCCTTCCTGCTCGAATCGAACGAAGCGCGGCGGGCCGTCGAACGAGGCGATGACCTCCAGGAACTGATTATGCGACCGGTCGATACCGACGCGATCCAAGCCGAGATCGACCGCTGTGAGCGGCGGAAAGACGAACTCGACGAGCAACTGGCGGAACTTGACCAACTCGAACAGCGTCTTCCCGATCTCGAGGCAAAGCGAACGCGGCTAACCGACGAGATCGACGGGCTCAGAGATGATCTGCAGACGGCACAAGCGCAACTCGAGGAAACGAACGTCGACGTCGAGGAACGCCGGGAAGAGAAGTCCGAGCTCGAAACGAAGCTATCAGAGCTGCGCGACACCCGATCCGAACTCGAACGGGTCCGCGACCGGATCGACACCGAACGCGAGAGTATCGACGCACTCGAGACCGAACAAACGGAGGTACAGGAACGACTCGATTCACTGTCCACGGGCGACGAATCGGAAATCAGCCGGCTTCGGGCGGAAATTGAGACGCTTCAGGACGAGAAAGACGACCTCTCGGAGGAGATCTCACAGCTCCAGAGCACGATCCAATTCAACGAACAACTCCTCGAAGACCCGAATTCGTTCCAGCCGAACGCGAGCCGCCCTGACGACGGTCCCGTGACGGACCAGTTGCTTCCCGATGCAGAGACAGTGACGTGCTGGACCTGTGGCTCGTCAGTCGCTCGAGACCAGATCGAGACGACTATCGACCAGCTCCGGACTGCTCGGCAGGACCGTCTCGAGGAGCGCTCCGAAATCAGCGCTGAACTCGATGATCGGCGGCAGACGGTCTCCGACATCAAGGAAAACCGGACAGAATACGACGAGACGCGTCGCCGCCTCGAGTCGATCGATGACGAAATCAACCGGCGGAGCGACCGTCTCGAGGAACTGACGGCCGAGCGCGAGGACCTAACCAATGCGATCGACGAACTCGAACGCGAGATTGACGAACTGGAGACGGACGATTACGGCGACATCCTCGACCAGCACAAGGAGGTCAACCAACTCGAGTTCGAACTCGAGCGAAAGGAACGCGAGCGCGACGAACTCGAGGCGGAAATCGCAACAATCGAGGAGCGACTCGACGGACGCGAGGATCTCAACGTACGTCGCGAAGACATCACCGAGGAATTAACGAACCTCCGCACACGGATCGGCCAGATCGAAACGAACGCGGTCGAAGCGTTCAATGAGCACATGGAAAACCTACTCGAAACGCTTGGATACGCCAATTTAGATCGCATCTGGATCGACCGAACCAGTCGTGAGGTCCGCGAAGGCCGACGAACCGTCACGAAGTCGTCGTTCGATCTCAAGATCGTGCGAAGTACCGATGATGGTGTGGCCTACGAGGACTCGATCGACCACCTGAGCGAGAGCGAACGGGAGGTGACCGGCTTCGTGTTCGCGCTGGCCGGGTATCTCGTCCACGACGTCTACGAAACGGTCCCGTTCATGCTACTCGATTCGCTTGAAGCGATTGACTCGGAGCGAATCGCCGACCTCGTCGACTACTTCGAATCTTACGTCCCCTACCTCGTCGTCGCACTGCTAGACGAGGACGCACAGGCAATTGAAGAGGACCACGGGATGATTGCAGATATCTGA
- the rdfA gene encoding rod-determining factor RdfA → MTDQNRSTEPNASCGCKIGRISTQYEFSGLDTALIEYWTGEADDQYSTRELATYVNRQVLEAALEAADVPVKDGEVENTYRLLTDDDVSSGTRVQTRNELQRDGVPIEQVESNFVSHQTVYNHLTDCLETSLEEPSDEERLDRGAEKLGALQNRTAAVTTSTVEQLERNDILTIGDFNVVVSVTVTCEDCLQEYTVRELLEQGSCQCHESHSDHH, encoded by the coding sequence GTGACTGATCAAAATCGTTCGACAGAGCCAAATGCGTCGTGTGGATGTAAAATCGGCCGGATTTCGACCCAATACGAGTTTTCAGGACTCGACACTGCACTCATCGAGTACTGGACCGGTGAGGCAGACGACCAATATAGCACGCGGGAACTCGCAACGTACGTGAACAGGCAAGTACTCGAGGCTGCTCTCGAAGCAGCAGATGTCCCGGTCAAGGACGGAGAGGTCGAGAACACGTATCGGTTGCTCACTGACGACGACGTCAGTAGCGGGACGCGTGTACAGACTCGAAACGAACTCCAGCGTGACGGCGTCCCGATCGAGCAGGTAGAATCGAATTTCGTCTCCCACCAGACGGTCTACAATCATCTGACCGACTGCCTCGAAACGTCCCTCGAGGAACCGAGTGACGAGGAGCGTCTCGACCGAGGAGCGGAGAAACTCGGTGCACTCCAGAACCGAACGGCAGCGGTGACGACGAGTACGGTCGAACAACTCGAGCGAAACGATATCCTCACAATCGGGGACTTCAACGTGGTCGTCTCCGTAACGGTGACCTGTGAGGATTGCTTACAGGAGTATACCGTCAGGGAACTTCTCGAACAGGGGTCTTGCCAGTGCCATGAGTCACATTCAGACCATCACTGA
- a CDS encoding orc1/cdc6 family replication initiation protein, with product MSLFERDTEIYKNRDALREDYQPKQLVGRDEEIQMYQAALQPVINGEQPNNVFLYGKTGVGKTAATRYLLSHLEEDAEQYDDIDLHLTFLNCDGLTSSYQIATRLVNELRDETNQISTTGYPRATVYEMLWDDLDEIGGTNLIVLDEVDHVEDDSILYQLPRARANNNLSAAKIGIIGISNDFSFRDDLSPKVKSSLCEQEIHFPAYDAGDLQKILEQRAEVAFHDDVLDDAVIPLCAAYGAKDAGDARQSIDLLMKAGDLAREEDEATIVTESHVEAGRHDLERGRIEEGISGLTQHGHLVLYSLLTLHLQDETPIRSRDVRPRYTNFAQRAGRDPLVPRRMRDHLSELAMLGLVSVTERNEGRRGGTYREYTLDMDVELIVSALDEILDDVGIHDSIQDHLIDADSTNENTSLAEFY from the coding sequence ATGAGTCTATTCGAACGCGACACTGAAATCTACAAAAATCGCGATGCGTTACGAGAGGATTATCAACCGAAACAACTCGTCGGTCGTGACGAAGAAATACAAATGTATCAGGCTGCGTTACAGCCTGTGATCAATGGTGAACAGCCAAATAACGTCTTTCTCTACGGGAAAACCGGCGTCGGGAAGACTGCAGCAACTAGATATCTCCTCTCTCACCTCGAGGAAGACGCCGAACAGTACGACGACATCGATCTCCATCTCACTTTTCTCAACTGTGACGGTCTCACCTCATCGTACCAAATCGCGACGCGGCTGGTTAACGAACTTCGAGACGAGACGAACCAGATTAGTACCACTGGGTATCCGCGGGCGACAGTCTACGAAATGCTGTGGGACGACCTCGACGAGATCGGCGGAACCAATCTGATCGTCCTCGACGAAGTCGACCACGTCGAAGACGATTCGATCCTCTATCAGCTTCCTCGAGCTCGAGCGAACAACAATCTCTCCGCGGCGAAGATCGGAATCATCGGCATCTCGAACGATTTCTCGTTCCGTGACGACCTCTCCCCGAAAGTGAAAAGCTCGCTCTGTGAACAGGAGATTCACTTCCCTGCCTACGACGCAGGCGACCTCCAGAAAATCCTCGAACAGCGTGCGGAAGTCGCATTTCACGATGATGTCCTTGATGACGCGGTGATTCCATTGTGTGCAGCGTACGGCGCAAAAGACGCCGGTGATGCCCGTCAATCGATCGACCTTCTCATGAAAGCCGGGGATCTCGCTCGAGAAGAGGACGAGGCAACGATCGTTACTGAAAGCCATGTAGAAGCGGGTCGTCATGACCTGGAACGCGGGCGTATTGAAGAGGGTATTAGCGGGCTTACGCAACACGGTCACTTGGTGTTGTACTCGTTGCTCACACTCCACCTCCAGGACGAAACCCCGATTCGGTCTCGAGATGTCCGCCCTCGCTACACCAACTTTGCGCAGCGGGCCGGACGAGACCCGCTCGTTCCGCGTCGAATGCGCGATCATCTGTCGGAACTCGCCATGCTCGGACTCGTTTCGGTCACTGAGCGTAATGAGGGCCGACGTGGGGGCACATACCGCGAGTACACACTCGATATGGATGTCGAACTCATCGTTTCGGCACTCGATGAGATCCTTGACGATGTTGGTATCCATGATTCAATTCAAGATCATTTAATTGACGCCGATTCGACCAATGAGAACACATCATTAGCTGAATTTTATTAA
- a CDS encoding RNA-guided endonuclease TnpB family protein has translation MTELTKTLELKLVDPNAHKQRKLRETRDAYQQALADAFDAGCTTQTEANDVVVNYDLSGYAKNALKKYVPQLTTTYNAGELHDDHPVRFTNEGLRLDHKPENAIEWYVKIPHHEDYHLWIPAQPNPDQRDWLEALNAGDAKMGESRLFERDGMWYLHVTATRNVEDYSVVSTDEQTPIGVDIGEASLVTVCHRDDHGSPTAPELWADEGKTVRRLRKTYFTATRRLQTRGSERIAESFRDDVWNLIDDIFHTVTRGVVEYAESVENPVLVLEDLTYIRESMDYGDFMNRRLHGWGFAKLHAQIRYKAVEKGIPVKTVNPRNTSKECHSCGEVGYRPKQATFKCTNDGCWMGEYQADVNGAINIADRYLSGESRFREHTDDDDSAEDGARLTAPQDSQADAETQQKTLGTYAS, from the coding sequence ATGACGGAACTCACCAAGACGCTGGAACTGAAACTGGTCGACCCAAACGCCCACAAGCAGAGGAAACTCCGTGAGACGCGGGACGCCTACCAGCAAGCCCTCGCGGATGCGTTCGACGCTGGTTGTACCACCCAGACCGAAGCGAATGACGTGGTGGTCAACTACGACCTGTCAGGGTACGCGAAGAACGCACTCAAGAAGTACGTCCCGCAACTTACGACGACCTACAACGCGGGCGAACTTCACGACGACCACCCCGTTCGCTTCACCAATGAAGGACTGCGACTTGACCACAAGCCCGAGAACGCTATCGAGTGGTACGTCAAAATCCCCCATCACGAAGACTATCACCTCTGGATACCAGCACAACCGAATCCCGATCAGCGGGACTGGCTGGAAGCGTTGAACGCGGGAGACGCCAAGATGGGCGAGAGTCGCCTATTCGAGCGGGACGGGATGTGGTATCTCCACGTCACCGCCACCCGAAACGTGGAGGACTATTCCGTGGTGTCTACCGACGAACAGACACCCATTGGAGTAGACATCGGAGAAGCGTCACTCGTCACGGTGTGTCACCGCGACGACCACGGTTCTCCGACCGCGCCCGAACTGTGGGCTGACGAGGGCAAGACCGTCCGTCGGCTCCGTAAGACCTACTTCACTGCCACTCGCCGACTCCAGACGCGCGGGAGTGAGCGTATCGCGGAGTCCTTCAGGGACGACGTGTGGAACCTGATAGACGATATATTCCACACCGTCACCCGCGGAGTTGTGGAGTACGCCGAATCCGTCGAGAATCCTGTTCTTGTTCTAGAAGACCTGACGTACATACGGGAGTCGATGGACTACGGCGACTTCATGAATCGGCGTCTCCACGGATGGGGATTCGCCAAACTCCACGCGCAGATACGCTACAAAGCTGTCGAGAAGGGTATCCCCGTCAAGACGGTGAACCCGCGCAACACATCGAAGGAGTGCCATTCGTGCGGTGAAGTGGGGTATCGTCCAAAGCAGGCGACGTTCAAATGCACGAACGACGGCTGTTGGATGGGCGAGTACCAAGCGGATGTGAACGGCGCGATAAACATCGCAGACCGCTACCTCAGCGGAGAGAGTCGTTTCAGAGAACACACGGACGACGATGACTCGGCTGAGGATGGGGCGCGTTTGACCGCGCCACAAGACAGCCAAGCCGATGCTGAAACCCAGCAGAAGACGCTTGGAACGTATGCGTCTTGA